From the Halorhabdus utahensis DSM 12940 genome, one window contains:
- a CDS encoding NADH-quinone oxidoreductase subunit NuoF, giving the protein MSTVLTEPRRVRTEDDLADLQAEGKQSLYPDETKVLVGMSSCGKAAGADDVYGLLSAELGPNDDATVEKTGCMGFCDREPLVEVIRPDGVSIIYENVTQEDASQLAGAVEDGELPAEGALAARSHAEDCNHDHGVPQIDEVPFYESQQRVVLGNSGLVDPESLEEYVARDGYFALWESLSAGSPEEVIEEVKESNLRGRGGGGFPTGMKWEFLAGNDADLKYLICNADEGDPGAYMDRTLLESDPYAVLEGMTIAGYALGAEKGYIYVRAEYPLAIERLQHAIEQAREAGLLGQDIFGEGFDFDLEIKKGAGAFVCGEETAMINSLEGGRGMPKPRPPYPADEGLWAEPTNVNNVETWANVPAILRNGAEWFADIGTEESGGTKVFSVTGDVENTGLVEVPLGTRLEEVVFEIGGGTTGGEFKAVQTGGPSGGVIPREHAETPIDYETLMELGSMMGSGGMIVMDESTCMVDQSRFFLEFSVDESCGKCPPCRYGTKQMLEMLEGITNGAADPDVISELRSLGDSMEEMSLCGLGQTAANPVMSTLDYFEDEYRNHVEDEECPAGDCELGSGEHAGTYKIIAEDCIGCQQCVDACPIDAISGEPGEVHEIDPAACVGCGQCVDPCPVDTIELRG; this is encoded by the coding sequence ATGTCAACTGTACTCACCGAACCGCGAAGGGTTCGCACGGAAGACGATCTGGCCGACCTGCAAGCCGAAGGGAAACAGTCCCTCTACCCCGACGAGACGAAAGTCCTTGTCGGGATGTCCTCCTGTGGGAAAGCCGCCGGGGCGGACGATGTCTACGGGCTGCTATCCGCTGAACTCGGGCCCAACGACGACGCCACGGTCGAGAAGACCGGCTGTATGGGCTTCTGTGATCGGGAACCGCTTGTCGAGGTCATCCGCCCCGACGGGGTCTCGATCATCTACGAGAACGTCACGCAGGAAGACGCCAGCCAACTCGCCGGGGCCGTCGAAGACGGCGAGTTGCCCGCTGAAGGGGCTCTCGCCGCCCGGAGCCACGCCGAGGACTGCAACCACGATCACGGTGTCCCGCAAATCGACGAGGTTCCGTTCTACGAGTCCCAGCAGCGCGTCGTGCTGGGCAACAGCGGCCTCGTCGATCCCGAGAGTCTCGAAGAATACGTCGCCCGTGACGGCTACTTCGCGCTCTGGGAGTCCCTTTCGGCGGGCTCGCCCGAGGAGGTCATCGAGGAAGTCAAGGAATCGAACCTTCGGGGTCGCGGTGGCGGTGGCTTCCCGACGGGGATGAAGTGGGAGTTCCTCGCCGGCAACGACGCCGATCTGAAGTACCTCATCTGTAATGCCGACGAGGGCGACCCCGGTGCGTACATGGACCGGACGCTCTTAGAGAGCGATCCCTACGCCGTTCTGGAGGGCATGACCATCGCCGGGTACGCCCTGGGTGCCGAGAAGGGGTACATCTACGTCCGCGCCGAGTACCCCCTGGCGATCGAGCGCCTCCAGCACGCCATCGAGCAGGCTCGCGAGGCCGGACTGCTGGGCCAGGATATCTTCGGCGAAGGATTCGATTTCGATCTGGAGATCAAGAAGGGCGCGGGGGCGTTCGTCTGCGGTGAGGAGACCGCGATGATCAACTCCCTGGAAGGCGGCCGCGGGATGCCCAAACCCCGTCCGCCGTACCCCGCCGACGAGGGGCTGTGGGCCGAGCCGACCAACGTCAACAACGTCGAGACGTGGGCGAACGTGCCGGCGATCCTCCGGAACGGCGCGGAGTGGTTCGCCGACATCGGGACCGAGGAGTCCGGCGGGACGAAGGTGTTCTCGGTCACGGGCGACGTCGAGAACACCGGTCTCGTCGAGGTCCCGCTTGGCACCCGACTCGAGGAAGTCGTCTTCGAGATCGGCGGCGGGACCACCGGCGGCGAGTTCAAGGCCGTCCAGACCGGCGGTCCCTCCGGCGGTGTCATTCCCCGGGAGCACGCCGAGACGCCAATCGACTACGAGACGCTGATGGAACTCGGCTCGATGATGGGCTCCGGTGGGATGATCGTCATGGACGAGTCGACCTGTATGGTCGATCAGTCCCGGTTCTTCCTCGAGTTCAGCGTCGACGAGTCCTGCGGGAAGTGCCCACCCTGCCGGTACGGGACCAAGCAGATGCTCGAAATGTTGGAGGGAATTACCAACGGGGCGGCTGATCCCGACGTCATCTCCGAGCTCCGGTCGCTGGGCGATTCCATGGAGGAGATGTCGCTGTGTGGTCTGGGCCAGACGGCGGCCAACCCGGTGATGAGCACGCTGGATTACTTCGAGGACGAGTACCGCAACCACGTCGAAGACGAGGAGTGTCCCGCCGGGGACTGCGAACTCGGCAGTGGCGAACACGCGGGGACGTACAAGATCATCGCCGAGGATTGTATCGGCTGTCAACAGTGTGTCGACGCCTGTCCGATCGACGCGATCTCGGGCGAACCCGGCGAGGTTCACGAGATCGATCCGGCGGCCTGTGTCGGCTGTGGACAGTGTGTCGACCCATGTCCGGTCGACACTATCGAGTTGAGGGGTTGA
- a CDS encoding 2Fe-2S iron-sulfur cluster-binding protein: MSNATNADVDSVTLTIDGQEVQAAAGETILEAADRAGIDIPTLCAHADLANVGACRMCLVDIDGERRETACTTAVDEGMAVDFDSEELWEKRRSILELQFTEENHYCMYCEMEGDCELEDMFNRAGLDKDRFPLEYKDIEPDTSNEYITMDLDRCISCGRCVRTCEEVVGNDTLNFGNRGKDTTIIADSGVPLGESSCTSCGGCVQACPTGSLYSPLSAYKGRERDCEVETTTCSECSVGCEMEVYTNSGRIVKIEGVKGGADGSQLCEMGRFELLDDRRDRITEPEIDGETVDLDTAIETASAELADANSINAVASDRLPTETLDAFADAMDDLDADLEIPGAARRATEATIREELAADGHEDLPADSVEDILEAEGIVVYDTSIVDTHPVAASYVRRAATDGAELVTVDGDEDRLKRFSDESLTVGSPLAQATAEAAGAVADGGSASPVAGVAEAATRTLDAEDSVVVLGPEIEDTEALVDAYGLAAMTESEVVSLDRGANRADFTADGIDEASEVAYLLAAADRGEDLDRAIEVARGADTVIVQATRESALTQIADVVLPAVDWFEREGTIVDADNEERAVEQVLDPRGEIDDDREIIAELQEVAA; this comes from the coding sequence ATGAGCAATGCAACCAACGCGGACGTTGACAGCGTCACGCTGACGATCGACGGTCAGGAGGTACAGGCAGCGGCGGGCGAGACGATCTTAGAGGCAGCCGACCGGGCCGGCATCGACATTCCGACGTTGTGTGCCCACGCCGACCTCGCGAACGTCGGTGCGTGCCGGATGTGTCTGGTCGACATCGACGGCGAACGACGTGAGACGGCCTGTACGACCGCCGTCGACGAGGGGATGGCGGTCGACTTCGACAGCGAGGAACTCTGGGAGAAACGACGGTCCATCCTCGAGTTGCAGTTCACCGAGGAGAACCACTACTGCATGTACTGCGAGATGGAGGGCGACTGCGAACTCGAGGACATGTTCAACCGCGCGGGCCTGGACAAGGACCGCTTCCCACTGGAGTACAAGGACATCGAGCCGGACACCTCAAACGAGTACATCACGATGGATCTCGACCGCTGTATCAGCTGCGGTCGGTGTGTCCGGACCTGCGAGGAAGTCGTCGGCAACGACACGCTGAACTTCGGCAACCGCGGGAAGGACACGACGATCATCGCCGACTCCGGCGTCCCGCTGGGTGAGTCCTCGTGTACGTCCTGTGGTGGGTGTGTGCAGGCCTGTCCGACGGGGTCGCTGTACAGCCCGCTCAGCGCCTACAAGGGCCGCGAACGGGACTGCGAGGTCGAGACGACGACCTGCAGCGAGTGTTCGGTCGGCTGTGAGATGGAGGTCTACACCAACTCCGGGCGGATCGTCAAGATCGAGGGCGTCAAAGGCGGCGCGGACGGCAGCCAGCTGTGTGAGATGGGTCGCTTCGAACTGCTCGATGACCGCCGTGATCGGATCACCGAGCCTGAGATCGACGGCGAGACGGTCGATCTCGACACGGCTATCGAGACGGCCAGTGCGGAACTGGCCGACGCCAACTCCATCAACGCGGTCGCGTCGGATCGGCTTCCCACGGAGACCCTGGACGCGTTCGCCGACGCGATGGACGATCTCGACGCCGACCTGGAGATTCCCGGGGCAGCGCGACGGGCCACGGAGGCGACGATCCGCGAGGAACTGGCCGCCGACGGCCACGAGGATCTGCCGGCCGACTCGGTCGAGGATATCCTCGAGGCCGAGGGGATCGTCGTCTACGACACTTCGATCGTCGACACCCATCCCGTCGCCGCGTCGTACGTCCGCCGCGCGGCCACGGATGGCGCGGAACTCGTCACCGTCGACGGCGACGAAGATCGCCTGAAGCGGTTCAGCGACGAGAGCCTGACGGTCGGCTCGCCGCTCGCCCAGGCCACCGCGGAGGCCGCCGGTGCGGTCGCCGACGGCGGGAGCGCCTCGCCGGTCGCGGGCGTTGCCGAGGCCGCGACCCGCACGCTCGACGCCGAGGACAGCGTCGTCGTGCTCGGCCCCGAGATCGAGGACACCGAGGCACTGGTCGACGCCTACGGGCTTGCGGCGATGACCGAGAGTGAGGTCGTGAGCCTGGATCGGGGTGCCAACCGTGCCGACTTCACGGCCGACGGCATCGACGAAGCGAGCGAGGTCGCGTACCTGCTTGCCGCCGCCGACCGAGGCGAGGATCTCGACCGGGCGATCGAGGTCGCCCGCGGGGCCGACACCGTGATCGTCCAGGCGACCCGTGAGTCCGCCCTGACGCAGATCGCCGACGTCGTGCTCCCGGCCGTCGACTGGTTCGAGCGCGAGGGGACGATCGTCGACGCCGACAACGAGGAGCGAGCGGTCGAGCAGGTGCTCGATCCACGCGGTGAGATCGACGACGACCGTGAAATCATCGCGGAACTCCAGGAGGTGGCAGCATGA
- a CDS encoding NADH-quinone oxidoreductase subunit B family protein, producing the protein MSAQTEAEAQDDDRTTVATVCLGGCSGCHMEFLNVDHGLVDLVEEVDIVASHMIVDEKGVPEADVGIAEGVVTNEENVEVAEELRENCDTVVAWGDCAALRGIMSLRNYQDRDEMLEETFMGEADDESEVPFGDDEGVPKLLEDARPLDEYIDVDVYVPGCPPDAEVMKESLEALARGETPEIEGDKLQYD; encoded by the coding sequence ATGAGCGCACAGACTGAAGCGGAGGCACAGGATGACGACCGGACGACCGTCGCGACGGTGTGTCTGGGCGGCTGTTCGGGCTGTCACATGGAGTTTCTGAACGTCGATCACGGCCTCGTGGATCTGGTCGAGGAGGTCGACATCGTCGCCAGCCACATGATCGTCGACGAGAAGGGCGTCCCGGAGGCCGACGTCGGCATCGCCGAGGGCGTCGTCACCAACGAGGAGAACGTCGAGGTCGCCGAGGAACTTCGGGAGAACTGTGACACTGTCGTCGCTTGGGGCGACTGTGCCGCACTGCGCGGGATCATGTCCCTGCGCAACTACCAGGATCGCGACGAGATGTTAGAAGAGACGTTCATGGGCGAGGCCGACGACGAGAGCGAGGTACCCTTCGGCGACGACGAGGGCGTCCCGAAACTGCTCGAGGACGCCCGACCGCTCGATGAGTACATCGACGTCGACGTCTACGTGCCTGGGTGCCCACCCGACGCCGAGGTCATGAAGGAGAGCCTCGAAGCGCTGGCTCGCGGGGAGACCCCCGAGATCGAAGGCGACAAACTACAGTACGACTAA
- a CDS encoding Ni/Fe hydrogenase subunit alpha yields MSKKEVIDPVTRVEGHGKITIHLDDEGSVEDAQFHVTEFRGFEEFVEGRPIWEMPEITARICGICPVSHQLAAAKAADDVMDADVPESAHKLRELMHMGQVLQSHALSFFYLSSPDLVLGYDADPADRNIEGVLAENPQLAERGIDLRSFGQNVIAALGEKKVHPDFAVAGGVSNTLDREDGEDLLEESQPLAGYVRETIDLLKDIFEEMDDDTLDYATYPTGYMGLVTEEGGLEHYDGDIRLVDESGDQLEEIDDGAYRDIIAERSKEWSYLKFPYYKDRGFEDGQYRVGPLARLNAVDDVRTPQAHEEWVEFMDAAEGAVHERSTYYHWARLIEMLYCVERIQELLEDDDVYDGITNIPTKPKAGTGVGVIEAPRGTLIHEYTIDDGGKVENANFIVATTHNNGAMNKGVTSAAETFIDGPEIPEGILNKMESVIRCYDPCLSCSTHAIGEMPLELELEQDGETVASMSR; encoded by the coding sequence ATGAGCAAGAAGGAAGTCATCGATCCGGTCACGCGCGTCGAGGGGCACGGCAAGATCACGATCCACCTCGACGACGAGGGGAGTGTCGAGGACGCACAGTTTCACGTCACGGAGTTCCGTGGCTTCGAGGAGTTCGTCGAGGGCCGCCCCATCTGGGAGATGCCCGAGATCACGGCCCGCATCTGTGGGATCTGCCCGGTCAGCCACCAGCTGGCCGCGGCGAAGGCCGCCGACGACGTCATGGACGCCGACGTGCCCGAGAGCGCCCACAAGCTCCGGGAACTCATGCACATGGGCCAGGTGCTCCAGAGTCACGCACTGAGTTTCTTCTATCTCTCCAGCCCCGATCTGGTGCTCGGCTACGACGCCGATCCCGCCGATCGGAACATCGAGGGCGTCTTAGCGGAGAACCCACAGCTGGCCGAACGCGGGATCGACCTGCGCAGCTTCGGCCAGAACGTCATCGCCGCGCTGGGCGAGAAGAAGGTCCACCCCGACTTCGCGGTGGCCGGCGGCGTCTCGAACACGCTCGACCGGGAAGACGGCGAGGACCTGCTCGAAGAGAGTCAGCCACTCGCCGGATACGTCCGGGAGACGATCGACCTCCTCAAGGACATCTTCGAGGAGATGGACGACGACACCCTGGACTACGCCACCTACCCGACGGGCTATATGGGCCTCGTGACTGAGGAGGGTGGCCTCGAACACTACGACGGGGACATCCGGCTGGTCGACGAGAGTGGTGACCAACTCGAAGAGATCGACGACGGCGCGTATCGGGATATCATCGCCGAGCGCTCCAAGGAGTGGAGCTATCTCAAGTTCCCCTACTACAAGGACCGCGGCTTCGAGGACGGCCAGTACCGCGTCGGCCCGCTCGCACGCCTGAACGCCGTCGACGACGTGCGGACCCCACAGGCCCACGAGGAGTGGGTCGAGTTCATGGATGCGGCCGAGGGGGCAGTCCACGAACGCTCGACGTACTACCACTGGGCGCGGCTCATCGAGATGCTGTACTGCGTCGAGCGCATCCAGGAGTTGCTCGAAGACGACGATGTCTACGACGGGATCACGAACATTCCGACCAAGCCGAAGGCGGGCACGGGCGTCGGCGTCATCGAGGCCCCGCGCGGGACGCTCATCCACGAGTACACCATCGACGACGGCGGCAAAGTCGAGAACGCCAACTTCATCGTCGCCACGACGCACAACAACGGCGCGATGAACAAGGGCGTCACCTCCGCCGCCGAGACGTTCATCGACGGCCCCGAGATCCCGGAGGGCATCCTCAACAAGATGGAGAGCGTCATCCGGTGTTATGACCCCTGCCTGTCGTGTTCGACCCACGCCATCGGCGAGATGCCCCTGGAACTCGAACTCGAACAGGACGGCGAGACGGTCGCCTCGATGAGTCGCTGA
- a CDS encoding hydrogenase maturation protease has translation MNALLLGLGNDIKRDDVVGLDVTEALGERFGDRLDVETYTSGRLMLIQELSGYDHVFLVDAIKTDGGTPGDYYEFSPSEVEPGDDSGGLATHNVGLGTLQTLGEAMGQSMPEITIFAIEVENPFEYGEGMTDAVEAAVPDLIEEIGDDIETALAATAAA, from the coding sequence ATGAACGCACTCTTACTCGGCCTGGGCAACGACATCAAGCGCGACGACGTGGTCGGTCTGGACGTCACGGAAGCGCTCGGCGAGCGCTTTGGCGACCGGCTGGATGTCGAGACCTACACCTCCGGTCGACTCATGCTCATCCAGGAACTCAGCGGGTACGACCACGTCTTCCTCGTCGACGCGATCAAGACCGACGGCGGGACGCCCGGCGATTACTACGAGTTCTCCCCGAGCGAGGTCGAGCCGGGCGATGACTCGGGCGGACTGGCGACCCACAACGTCGGGCTGGGGACACTCCAGACGTTGGGCGAGGCGATGGGCCAGTCGATGCCCGAGATCACCATCTTCGCCATCGAGGTCGAGAACCCCTTCGAGTACGGCGAGGGGATGACCGACGCCGTCGAGGCGGCCGTGCCGGACCTCATCGAGGAAATCGGTGACGACATCGAGACGGCACTCGCGGCAACCGCGGCGGCGTAA
- a CDS encoding DUF2061 domain-containing protein, whose protein sequence is MDKHRRSIVKAASYRVFATSLVFLVAFVYTGQLGSSAKIGLTAAVGKTVLYYVWERLWANIQWGVTEG, encoded by the coding sequence ATGGACAAACATCGTCGTTCGATCGTAAAGGCGGCGTCCTACCGGGTGTTCGCCACGTCACTGGTGTTTCTCGTTGCCTTCGTCTACACCGGCCAGCTCGGCTCCTCGGCGAAGATCGGACTCACGGCCGCGGTCGGGAAGACCGTCCTCTATTACGTCTGGGAGCGCCTCTGGGCGAACATTCAGTGGGGCGTCACCGAGGGCTGA
- a CDS encoding Rrf2 family transcriptional regulator, with protein MDSNTLDLSPPHQSALTTLVNEYAESDSPVKSARIAEQVNRTEGSVKNQMRKLSALGLVDSVPGPRGGYQPTEKAFQALERDQDADGEKVVVAQNFERVDVTVDEVTLTNVHHPTDCRARVHFQDILDGIDIGDALAVGPTPEFDLVVVGEVLEILGTGDEVILEIGKMEAPFVDEAL; from the coding sequence ATGGATTCGAACACGCTGGATCTCTCTCCTCCACACCAGAGCGCACTGACGACGCTGGTCAACGAGTACGCCGAGTCCGACTCGCCGGTCAAAAGCGCCCGGATCGCCGAGCAGGTAAACCGAACGGAAGGGTCGGTCAAAAACCAGATGCGAAAGCTGTCAGCGCTCGGGCTGGTCGACAGCGTTCCGGGGCCACGTGGCGGCTATCAACCGACGGAGAAGGCCTTCCAGGCGCTGGAACGCGATCAGGACGCCGACGGCGAAAAGGTCGTCGTCGCCCAGAACTTCGAGCGCGTCGACGTGACTGTCGACGAGGTCACGCTCACGAACGTCCACCACCCAACCGATTGTCGTGCCCGGGTCCACTTCCAGGACATCCTCGACGGCATCGACATCGGCGACGCCCTCGCCGTCGGCCCGACGCCGGAGTTCGACCTCGTCGTGGTCGGCGAGGTACTCGAGATCCTCGGCACCGGCGACGAAGTCATCCTCGAGATCGGCAAGATGGAAGCGCCCTTCGTCGACGAAGCCCTGTGA
- a CDS encoding NAD-dependent epimerase/dehydratase family protein, whose protein sequence is MDVLIIGGTGVISTGITRQLVEAGHDVTIFNRGETDIDIPEAVAEIHGDRFDHDAFESTVADVDVDVVIDMMCFSVEDAKSDIRAFAGEIEQCIFTSTVDVYHRPPERNPVTEDAAREPPVSDYAEGKAAAEDRFREAEAEGAFDVTIIRPWSTYGEGGSIFHTFGGDTYYIERIRQGKPIVVHGDGTSLWGSCHRDDVAAAYVNAVGNETAYGETYHVTSEEVITWNQYHRRVAAALDAPEPDLVHIPTDELRDVAPERTEMLRDHFQYSTVFDNSKAKRDLDFEYTVSFEDGVERTVAWLDEHDGIEVGEGDAFEDDLVAAWRESTDDFVADFE, encoded by the coding sequence ATGGACGTACTGATTATCGGCGGTACTGGCGTCATCTCGACCGGCATCACGCGACAACTCGTCGAGGCGGGCCACGACGTGACCATCTTCAACCGCGGGGAGACTGACATCGACATCCCCGAGGCAGTCGCAGAGATCCACGGAGATCGCTTCGATCACGATGCGTTCGAATCCACAGTCGCGGACGTCGACGTGGACGTCGTGATCGACATGATGTGTTTCAGCGTGGAGGACGCCAAAAGCGACATCCGGGCCTTCGCCGGGGAGATCGAGCAGTGCATCTTCACCAGTACGGTCGACGTCTATCACCGGCCGCCCGAGCGTAATCCGGTCACTGAGGACGCCGCCCGCGAGCCGCCGGTCAGCGACTACGCCGAGGGCAAGGCCGCCGCCGAAGATCGCTTCCGTGAGGCAGAGGCCGAGGGTGCCTTCGACGTGACGATCATCCGCCCGTGGAGCACCTACGGCGAGGGCGGGAGTATTTTCCACACCTTCGGCGGCGACACCTACTACATCGAACGAATCCGGCAGGGCAAACCCATCGTCGTCCACGGTGACGGGACCTCGCTGTGGGGCTCGTGTCACCGTGACGACGTCGCCGCCGCGTACGTCAACGCCGTCGGCAACGAGACGGCCTACGGCGAGACCTATCACGTCACCAGCGAGGAGGTCATCACCTGGAACCAGTACCACCGCCGGGTCGCGGCCGCACTCGACGCACCGGAACCCGACCTCGTCCACATCCCGACCGACGAGCTCCGGGACGTCGCACCGGAGCGCACGGAGATGCTCCGGGATCACTTCCAGTACAGCACCGTCTTCGACAACAGCAAGGCCAAACGCGATCTGGACTTCGAGTACACGGTTTCCTTCGAGGACGGCGTCGAACGGACCGTCGCATGGCTGGACGAACACGACGGGATCGAGGTCGGCGAGGGTGACGCCTTCGAGGACGACCTCGTCGCCGCCTGGCGGGAGTCGACCGACGACTTCGTCGCCGACTTCGAGTGA
- a CDS encoding glutathione S-transferase N-terminal domain-containing protein, protein MSESTTDASEEGDATITLYRLQACPFCERVARTLSEYDLDYQSRFVEPLHSERNAVKRVSGQRAVPVIIDERTGVTMSESERIVQYLDRTYGEA, encoded by the coding sequence ATGAGCGAGTCCACAACCGACGCGTCCGAGGAAGGCGACGCGACCATCACCCTGTATCGACTCCAGGCCTGCCCGTTCTGTGAGCGCGTTGCGCGGACGCTCTCGGAATACGACCTCGACTATCAGTCACGCTTCGTCGAGCCGCTGCACTCCGAGCGCAACGCCGTCAAGCGGGTCAGCGGCCAGCGTGCGGTCCCGGTGATCATCGACGAACGCACCGGCGTGACGATGAGCGAGAGCGAGCGCATCGTCCAGTACCTCGATCGGACCTACGGGGAGGCCTGA
- a CDS encoding redoxin domain-containing protein has protein sequence MELPFDVVDLGPAEHPQSGEAAPDFERPLVTDEYWEDVALSDLTADGPVLLVFFPMDGSFPATYIWNEITERGWGSGDDLTVVGLSISSPYEHKDFIAEAALPYRLFSDPQNGVAETYGIVHDLDGMAGVSEPRPAAFLIDGDRTVEYAWVAAEWPEFPDYDAIAAAIGDL, from the coding sequence ATGGAGTTGCCCTTCGACGTCGTCGACCTCGGCCCGGCCGAGCATCCTCAGTCCGGCGAAGCGGCCCCGGACTTCGAGCGCCCGCTGGTCACCGATGAGTACTGGGAGGACGTCGCGCTGTCAGATCTCACGGCCGACGGTCCCGTCCTGCTCGTCTTCTTTCCGATGGACGGGAGTTTCCCGGCGACGTACATCTGGAACGAGATCACCGAGCGCGGGTGGGGCAGCGGCGACGACCTGACCGTCGTCGGGCTCTCGATCTCCTCGCCCTACGAGCACAAGGACTTCATCGCGGAGGCGGCCCTGCCCTATCGGCTGTTCAGCGACCCACAGAATGGTGTTGCCGAGACCTACGGGATCGTCCACGATCTCGACGGGATGGCGGGCGTCAGCGAGCCCCGCCCGGCCGCGTTCCTCATCGACGGAGACCGGACTGTCGAATACGCGTGGGTCGCGGCGGAATGGCCGGAGTTCCCGGACTACGACGCGATCGCGGCGGCGATCGGCGATCTCTGA
- a CDS encoding DUF7559 family protein, producing the protein MPETLEVACENDDCELDMVELHYTYDMPEDVTVADFQCPYCGETEPLRKIEV; encoded by the coding sequence ATGCCCGAAACACTCGAAGTCGCCTGCGAGAACGACGACTGCGAACTCGACATGGTCGAACTCCACTACACCTACGACATGCCTGAGGACGTCACCGTCGCGGACTTCCAGTGTCCCTACTGCGGGGAGACGGAACCACTCCGCAAGATCGAGGTCTGA
- the pdo gene encoding protein disulfide oxidoreductase → MSILDDDDRAEVSELLEDMDEPIDIHVFTQDDCEYCEETVALVEDVANLSDAVEMGVHDMDDPLASDLGADRYEGGPVTVITREDIDGVRYFGIPSGQEFSSFLQDMITVSTGEPDIDESVLEEIAEIDDPVEITVFVTPTCPHCPKAVQTAHNFAVANENITANSVESQEFMELSQEFGVRGVPQINVNGTDGEFTGALPPQQFLQEVKGAL, encoded by the coding sequence ATGTCAATACTCGACGACGACGATAGAGCGGAAGTCTCGGAGCTACTCGAAGACATGGACGAGCCGATCGACATCCACGTCTTCACCCAGGACGATTGTGAGTACTGTGAAGAGACGGTGGCACTGGTCGAGGACGTTGCCAATCTCAGTGACGCGGTCGAGATGGGCGTCCACGACATGGACGACCCGCTGGCGAGCGACCTCGGCGCTGATCGCTACGAGGGCGGCCCCGTGACGGTCATCACCCGTGAGGATATCGATGGCGTCCGGTACTTCGGGATCCCATCGGGTCAGGAGTTCAGTTCGTTCCTCCAGGACATGATCACGGTCTCGACCGGCGAGCCGGATATCGACGAGAGCGTCCTCGAAGAGATCGCCGAAATCGACGACCCGGTCGAGATCACCGTCTTCGTGACGCCGACCTGCCCGCACTGCCCGAAGGCAGTCCAGACGGCCCACAACTTCGCCGTGGCCAACGAGAACATCACCGCCAACTCGGTCGAATCCCAGGAGTTCATGGAGCTCTCCCAGGAGTTCGGCGTCCGGGGCGTCCCTCAGATCAACGTCAACGGGACCGACGGCGAGTTCACGGGTGCGCTCCCGCCCCAGCAGTTCCTCCAGGAAGTCAAGGGAGCCCTCTAG